A genomic region of Pseudopipra pipra isolate bDixPip1 chromosome W, bDixPip1.hap1, whole genome shotgun sequence contains the following coding sequences:
- the LOC135405288 gene encoding zinc finger protein 3-like, with the protein MEEEAARKRKMPWAPQAGPELRTESPEDKSPRETLVGEAVLKGSPAQEGSGEEKGRRSPRRRGSKAIPGCSEEERASLCQEGGQSLSGSSDLVVPEQPPSREKPFRCLECGKSFRQSTHLLRHQHIHTGERPYTCGECGKSFSRSCHLIRHQRIHTRKQPGKADLSFPKLGWMEEEAARKRKMPWAPQAGPELRTESPEDKSPHETLVGEAVLKGSTAQEGSGEEKGRRSPRRRGSKAIPGCSEEERANLCQEGGHSLRGSSELVVPEQPPSREKPFRCLECGKSFRKSSNLLTHQHIHTEERPYMCRECGKSFRQRSSLIRHQHIHSGKRPHTCEECGKTFRDSSTLCIHQRIHTGERPYKCSECGKRFQTSSHLLKHQRTHTDERPFRCTDCKEGFKRNSTLIIHQRIHTGERPYKCVECGKSFSQRSNLNKHQRTHQ; encoded by the exons atggaggaggaggctgcgaggaagaggaagatgccttgggccccccaggcag gccccgagctgaggacggagagcccggaggacaaatccccccgtgagaccctggtgggagaggccgttttgaagggctccccggcgcaggaaggcagcggggaggaaaaaggccggagatccccccgcaggaggggctccaaagccatcccagggtgctctgaggaggaaagagccagcctgtgccaggaaggtgGCCAGAGCCTGAGTGGGAGCTCTGActtggtggtccctgagcagcctcccagcagagagaaacccttcaggtgcttggaatgtgggaagagcttcaggcagagcacccacctgctccgacaccagcacatccacactggtgaacggccctacacgtgtggggaatgtgggaagagctttagccGGAGCTGccacctgatccgacaccaaCGCATCCACACCAGGAAACAGCCCGGGAAAGcg gatttgtccttcccaaagcttgggtggatggaggaggaggctgcgaggaagaggaagatgccttgggccccccaggcag gccccgagctgaggacggagagcccggaggacaaatccccccatgagaccctggtgggagaggccgttttgaagggctccacggcacaggaaggcagcggggaggaaaagggccggagatccccccgcaggaggggctccaaagccatcccagggtgctctgaggaggaaagagccaacctgtgccaggaaggcggccACAGCTTGAGGGGGAgttctgagctggtggtccctgagcagcctcccagcagagagaaacccttcaggtgcttggaatgtgggaagagcttcaggaagagctccaacctccttacccaccagcacatccacactgagGAAcgtccctacatgtgtagggaatgtgggaagagcttcaggcagagatccagcctgatccgacaccagcacatccacagtgggaaaCGGCCCCACAcatgtgaggaatgtgggaagaccttcagggacagctccaccctctgcATCCACCAGCGTattcacactggggaacgaccctacaagtgctcagaatgtgggaagaggttccagaccagctcacatctcctgaagcaccagcggacgcacacggatgagaggcccttccgctgcactgacTGCAAGGAGGGCTTCAAGCGGAACTCCACCCTCATCATCCACCaacgcatccacaccggggagaggccctacaagtgtgtggagtgtgggaagagcttcagccagaggtCTAATTTGAacaaacaccaacggacccaccagtaa